A genome region from Nocardiopsis exhalans includes the following:
- a CDS encoding YncE family protein codes for MPSAPPSPAFLAGSRTLPVFGLACVLGLTACSGWAEESDPAALEPTAISPDALVTCAEAGDCGEAGSVRWSLPLEGDYVMYTYGDEAAALLDEDQAVVGAYPYPGALAHDGVLYHFEHERVRAVDLDTFDLLWTEEVDPDQAKQVRMLQPVGDRLLMLAQHNRGREDLVYILDPGADGLEWEALDFAADTGWNRELPANDTHVLVPEEGDARVHHYIDTASGEVEWSAELPGRIDPTALVGDTAFTLERGDEDDGEPDLIRRIDLTDGRVVGEIPVPEGLYPAGRPTLVASPDGDILMGTRGALDTGTGELLWTHPEGRLAEEASLDGAGRFDEDDPALLHVQDGGDAWVLEARTGELVKDDAPDPRPEAFESQEVWNSDGFDLSGSDRYLAPIRALGPGIEDALIIEFGAGARHLTNYRTEDGAYVGVYQACAPDGMRSTGWDRATVYRDCVAPRLFAVDYGVTGSEPQ; via the coding sequence ATGCCTTCCGCGCCCCCTTCCCCCGCGTTTCTCGCCGGTTCGCGAACCCTCCCCGTGTTCGGGTTGGCCTGCGTGCTCGGGCTCACCGCGTGTTCCGGGTGGGCGGAGGAGAGTGACCCGGCGGCCCTGGAACCCACCGCGATCAGCCCGGACGCGCTGGTCACCTGCGCGGAGGCCGGGGACTGCGGTGAGGCGGGCTCGGTGCGCTGGTCGCTGCCGCTGGAGGGCGACTACGTGATGTACACCTATGGCGATGAGGCGGCCGCGCTGCTCGATGAGGACCAGGCGGTTGTCGGCGCGTACCCCTACCCCGGGGCCCTCGCCCACGACGGAGTCCTCTACCACTTCGAACACGAGCGGGTCAGAGCGGTCGACCTGGACACCTTCGATCTGCTGTGGACCGAGGAGGTCGACCCCGACCAGGCCAAGCAGGTGCGGATGCTCCAACCGGTGGGGGACCGGTTGCTCATGCTCGCCCAGCACAACCGCGGGCGCGAGGATCTGGTCTACATCCTGGACCCCGGCGCGGACGGCCTGGAGTGGGAGGCCCTCGACTTCGCTGCGGACACCGGCTGGAACCGGGAACTCCCGGCCAACGACACCCATGTCCTGGTCCCCGAGGAAGGCGATGCCAGGGTCCACCACTACATCGACACAGCCAGCGGGGAGGTGGAGTGGTCGGCCGAACTCCCGGGGCGGATCGATCCCACCGCTCTTGTCGGCGACACCGCCTTCACGCTGGAGAGAGGGGACGAGGATGACGGCGAACCCGACCTGATCCGGCGGATCGACCTGACCGACGGCCGGGTGGTGGGCGAAATCCCGGTCCCCGAGGGCCTGTACCCCGCAGGAAGGCCCACCCTGGTGGCCAGCCCTGACGGCGACATCCTGATGGGGACCCGGGGCGCCCTGGACACCGGGACCGGGGAGCTCCTCTGGACGCATCCGGAGGGGCGTCTGGCTGAGGAGGCCTCCCTGGACGGGGCGGGCCGGTTCGACGAGGACGACCCGGCCCTGTTGCACGTCCAGGACGGTGGGGACGCCTGGGTGTTGGAGGCGCGCACCGGTGAACTCGTGAAGGACGACGCCCCTGATCCGCGGCCGGAGGCCTTTGAGAGCCAAGAGGTCTGGAACTCGGACGGATTCGACCTGTCCGGTTCCGACCGGTACCTGGCCCCGATCCGGGCGCTCGGTCCCGGGATCGAGGACGCCCTGATCATCGAGTTCGGTGCGGGCGCCCGCCACCTGACCAACTACCGCACCGAAGACGGGGCCTACGTCGGGGTCTACCAGGCCTGTGCCCCCGACGGAATGCGCTCGACGGGCTGGGACAGAGCGACCGTCTACCGCGACTGTGTCGCACCCCGCCTGTTCGCCGTCGACTACGGGGTGACGGGCTCCGAACCGCAGTAG
- a CDS encoding alpha/beta hydrolase domain-containing protein, with product MAVLASRLGTVAALGVSAALLASTASASPAPDRPLVPVPVPQVEGPLPGGVPGDRDADRIEDTYPFFATTEDLDAHGYVEEEFVVSGTGHQYSDGAVVSEHPYRTRVLVRRPADPGGSNGAALVEWQNVTAGNDLDALWGPSAEHIMRSGYTWVGVSAQYVGVSHLTGWSPARYGGLDVTDNGTVSDDQLSYDVFSQAAQALRSPETGIAGGIEFDEVLAIGASQSAGRMTVYYEEILPHIEPVYDGYGFIVGAAPAGERPEPVFQVMSETDVTLFPVQDDGDDVRVWEVAGTAHSGWDGRAARREAEIRDFGGQGEYDCAEPPFSRAPLYQVLNASYDHLRTWAADGTPPPTAEPIERTPGGGVARDGDGFALGGIRPSQVEAPRALNTGTNLPASPGNEFCVLFGTHVPFSEEQLAEQYRGHGDYVSQVVRAERKNVSAGYVTAADSAQNRQEAARLRGSE from the coding sequence GTGGCTGTACTCGCGTCCCGACTGGGAACGGTCGCCGCCCTCGGCGTCAGCGCCGCGTTGCTCGCGTCGACGGCGTCGGCCTCCCCCGCACCCGACCGACCCCTGGTACCCGTCCCCGTCCCCCAGGTGGAAGGCCCTCTGCCGGGTGGTGTTCCCGGGGACCGCGACGCCGACAGGATCGAGGACACCTATCCCTTCTTCGCCACGACCGAGGACCTCGACGCCCACGGGTACGTGGAGGAGGAGTTCGTCGTCTCCGGTACCGGCCACCAGTACTCCGACGGCGCGGTCGTCTCCGAGCACCCCTACCGGACCCGGGTCCTGGTACGTCGGCCGGCCGACCCGGGCGGTTCCAACGGGGCCGCGCTGGTGGAGTGGCAGAACGTCACCGCGGGCAATGACCTGGACGCGCTGTGGGGTCCCAGCGCCGAGCACATCATGCGTTCGGGCTACACCTGGGTGGGGGTGTCCGCCCAGTACGTGGGCGTGTCCCACCTGACCGGGTGGAGCCCCGCGCGCTACGGCGGTCTGGATGTGACCGACAACGGCACCGTCAGCGACGACCAGCTGTCCTACGACGTCTTCTCCCAGGCCGCGCAGGCCCTGCGCTCCCCGGAGACGGGGATCGCGGGCGGGATCGAGTTCGACGAGGTCCTGGCGATCGGCGCGTCCCAGTCGGCAGGGCGGATGACCGTCTACTACGAGGAGATCCTTCCCCATATCGAGCCGGTCTACGACGGGTACGGCTTCATCGTGGGCGCCGCGCCCGCGGGCGAACGTCCGGAGCCGGTCTTCCAGGTGATGTCGGAGACCGACGTGACGCTGTTCCCGGTCCAGGATGACGGCGACGACGTGCGGGTGTGGGAGGTCGCCGGGACCGCGCACTCCGGTTGGGACGGCCGGGCCGCCCGGCGCGAGGCGGAGATCCGCGACTTCGGCGGGCAGGGCGAGTACGACTGCGCGGAACCGCCGTTCAGCCGCGCTCCCCTGTACCAGGTCCTCAACGCCTCCTACGACCACCTGCGCACCTGGGCTGCCGACGGGACCCCGCCGCCGACCGCGGAACCGATCGAGCGGACCCCGGGCGGCGGGGTGGCGCGTGACGGCGACGGTTTCGCCCTTGGCGGTATTCGTCCGTCCCAGGTGGAGGCGCCCCGGGCCCTGAACACCGGCACGAACCTGCCTGCTTCCCCGGGGAACGAGTTCTGCGTGCTGTTCGGCACCCATGTGCCGTTCAGCGAGGAGCAGCTCGCCGAGCAGTACCGGGGCCACGGTGACTACGTGTCCCAGGTGGTGCGGGCTGAGCGGAAGAACGTGTCCGCGGGTTATGTCACCGCCGCGGACTCCGCGCAGAACCGGCAGGAGGCCGCCCGCCTCCGCGGTTCCGAGTAG